A region from the Leopardus geoffroyi isolate Oge1 chromosome E3, O.geoffroyi_Oge1_pat1.0, whole genome shotgun sequence genome encodes:
- the ZG16 gene encoding zymogen granule membrane protein 16: MLTIALLALVCASASANAIQARSSSYNGEYGGDGGERFSHSGYQLEGPITAIRVRIDNNYIIGLQVRYGKVWSDYVGGTQGDLEEIFLHPGESVIQVSGKYDYYLRKLVFVTNKGRYLPFGTDIGRSFSAVPLYHNTVLRFVSGRASTLINAIGLHWDFYRRY, translated from the exons aTGTTGACCATTGCTCTTCTTGCCCTTGTCTGCGCATCAGCCTCGGCCAATGCCA TTCAGGCTAGGTCCTCCTCCTACAATGGAGAGTATGGAGGCGATGGAGGTGAGCGATTCTCCCATTCTGGTTACCAGCTGGAGGGCCCCATCACTGCCATCCGGGTCCGCATCGACAACAACTACATCATAGG CCTCCAGGTGCGCTATGGCAAGGTGTGGAGCGACTATGTGGGTGGCACCCAGGGAGACCTGGAGGAGATTTTCCTGCACCCCGGGGAGTCAGTGATCCAGGTGTCTGGCAAGTACGACTACTACCTGAGGAAGCTGGTGTTTGTGACTAACAAGGGCCGGTACCTGCCTTTTGGGACAGACATAGGCAGGAGTTTCAGTGCTGTCCCCTTGTACCACAACACCGTACTACGATTCGTTAGCGGTCGCGCTAGCACCCTCATCAATGCCATAGGCCTGCACTGGGACTTCTACCGCAGGTATTGA